In Labrus bergylta chromosome 11, fLabBer1.1, whole genome shotgun sequence, one genomic interval encodes:
- the LOC109989830 gene encoding protein FAM124B isoform X2, producing the protein MTSRVRQKRPQQPLLLMNLHLLSNPGDSLLLQQTLDRLLRWLCPSLRIFHVSERACPFRSYTRLCPVAGLPSLAITFFLHEAYGEERILKVVDFFQRPPWQYHHTESCSRQTVGIHITSSCSPTNALMQPYLLPSRDFYSLGAGMPVWGVRPVHCGGEILRVTLYSGYDNYEDAVRLYETVLQRQAEEQKTGFCWFTLHTEPGLCLQLAIKQLSQGVRVEPCSSAVLQFSVEEIGQLVPLLPNPCTPISTTRWQTEDLDGNKLLFQVNTPTQPQRPLTCAFPLTYPSVSPRGMQLRSSGQSHSLSPCSLPTSLPRQTRRQGPRPRSDPVLEKLHGGAESLGSGSCCSTPPGSSCYSSQRSSPSTTNHPESPLRPSITRSLSHLLLEEEEEPETNVDTGVAVTARSETAVTTIIRSSSMDLLNTPSSERPAAVGASARYGLAKELIECLPLKHITLQGPSQTRGYAGCLDAARQGCGGRTQAAGQSPSKRPVVELLSTGSNSDQQVDEFFI; encoded by the exons ATGACCAGCCGGGTCAGACAGAAACGGCCGCAGCAGCCACTCCTGCTAATGAACCTTCATCTGCTGTCCAACCCTGGAGactcactgctgctgcagcaaacCCTGGATCGCCTCCTCCGCTGGCTCTGTCCTAGCCTTCGCATCTTCCATGTGTCAGAGAGGGCCTGCCCGTTCAGAAGTTACACCCGTCTCTGTCCTGTGGCAG GCTTGCCTTCTCTGGCCATCACTTTCTTCCTCCATGAGGCATATGGAGAGGAGCGAATCCTCAAAGTGGTGGACTTCTTCCAGCGTCCACCGTGGCAGTACCACCACACCGAGAGCTGCAGCAGGCAGACCGTAGGGATCCATATCACATCCAGCTGTTCCCCCACCAATGCACTAATGCAGCCCTACCTCCTGCCCAGCAGAGACTTTTACAGCTTGGGCGCAGGGATGCCTGTGTGGGGAGTTCGACCAGTACACTGTGGAGGAGAGATACTGCGTGTGACGCTGTACAGTGGATATGACAACTATGAGGACGCTGTGCGGCTCTATGAGACGGTGTTGCAGCGACaggcagaggagcagaagacAGGCTTCTGCTGGTTCACTCTCCACACCG AGCCCGGGCTATGCCTGCAGCTGGCTATAAAACAGTTGTCACAAGGGGTTCGGGTGGAGCCATGCAGCTCTGCTGTGCTGCAGTTCAGTGTGGAAGAAATCGGACAGCTAGTTCCTCTGTTGCCAAATCCCTGTACCCCAATCAGCACAACACGCTGGCAGACAGAAGACCTTGATGGCAACAAATTACTCTTCCAG GTGAACACCCCGACCCAACCTCAGCGGCCTCTGACCTGTGCTTTCCCTCTGACCTACCCCAGCGTGTCCCCTCGAGGAATGCAGCTCAGGAGCTCAGGACAGAGTCACAGCCTGTCGCCCTGCAGCCTCCCAACATCGCTGCCCAGGCAGACACGCAGGCAAG GTCCCAGGCCGCGCAGTGACCCCGTCCTGGAGAAGCTTCATGGCGGAGCAGAGAGTCTGGGATCAGGAAGCTGCTGCAGCACCCCTCCAGGCAGCTCCTGTTACTCATCGCAGCGCAGCAGTCCCTCAACCACCAATCACCCTGAGTCTCCTCTGCGCCCCTCTATAACCCGCTCCCTCTCCCATCTCCttctggaggaggaagaggagccaGAGACCAACGTGGACACTGGAGTTGCTGTCACAGCTCGCTCTGAAACTGCTGTCACAACAATCATTCGCTCTTCTTCCATGGACCTTTTAAATACACCCAGTTCTGAAAGACCTGCAGCTGTTGGGGCATCAGCCAGGTATGGTCTGGCCAAGGAACTGATTGAATGTCTGCCATTGAAGCATATAACACTGCAGGGCCCCTCGCAGACAAGGGGCTACGCGGGTTGTCTAGATGCAGCCAGGCAGGGCTGTGGAGGCAGGACTCAGGCAGCAGGACAGAGTCCCTCCAAAAGGCCTGTAGTGGAGCTGCTGTCAACAGGTTCAAACAGCGACCAGCAAGTAGATGAGTTCTTCATCTAA
- the LOC109989830 gene encoding protein FAM124B isoform X1, whose protein sequence is MFLRAAVWKKIEDDENVESGAEAAESDYSRMSSSGIELMTSRVRQKRPQQPLLLMNLHLLSNPGDSLLLQQTLDRLLRWLCPSLRIFHVSERACPFRSYTRLCPVAGLPSLAITFFLHEAYGEERILKVVDFFQRPPWQYHHTESCSRQTVGIHITSSCSPTNALMQPYLLPSRDFYSLGAGMPVWGVRPVHCGGEILRVTLYSGYDNYEDAVRLYETVLQRQAEEQKTGFCWFTLHTEPGLCLQLAIKQLSQGVRVEPCSSAVLQFSVEEIGQLVPLLPNPCTPISTTRWQTEDLDGNKLLFQVNTPTQPQRPLTCAFPLTYPSVSPRGMQLRSSGQSHSLSPCSLPTSLPRQTRRQGPRPRSDPVLEKLHGGAESLGSGSCCSTPPGSSCYSSQRSSPSTTNHPESPLRPSITRSLSHLLLEEEEEPETNVDTGVAVTARSETAVTTIIRSSSMDLLNTPSSERPAAVGASARYGLAKELIECLPLKHITLQGPSQTRGYAGCLDAARQGCGGRTQAAGQSPSKRPVVELLSTGSNSDQQVDEFFI, encoded by the exons ATGTTTCTAAGAGCGGCGGTGTGGAAGAAGATAGAAGACGATGAAAACGTGGAGTCCGGAGCTGAAGCTGCAGA GTCTGACTACAGCAGGATGTCATCATCTGGCA TTGAGCTCATGACCAGCCGGGTCAGACAGAAACGGCCGCAGCAGCCACTCCTGCTAATGAACCTTCATCTGCTGTCCAACCCTGGAGactcactgctgctgcagcaaacCCTGGATCGCCTCCTCCGCTGGCTCTGTCCTAGCCTTCGCATCTTCCATGTGTCAGAGAGGGCCTGCCCGTTCAGAAGTTACACCCGTCTCTGTCCTGTGGCAG GCTTGCCTTCTCTGGCCATCACTTTCTTCCTCCATGAGGCATATGGAGAGGAGCGAATCCTCAAAGTGGTGGACTTCTTCCAGCGTCCACCGTGGCAGTACCACCACACCGAGAGCTGCAGCAGGCAGACCGTAGGGATCCATATCACATCCAGCTGTTCCCCCACCAATGCACTAATGCAGCCCTACCTCCTGCCCAGCAGAGACTTTTACAGCTTGGGCGCAGGGATGCCTGTGTGGGGAGTTCGACCAGTACACTGTGGAGGAGAGATACTGCGTGTGACGCTGTACAGTGGATATGACAACTATGAGGACGCTGTGCGGCTCTATGAGACGGTGTTGCAGCGACaggcagaggagcagaagacAGGCTTCTGCTGGTTCACTCTCCACACCG AGCCCGGGCTATGCCTGCAGCTGGCTATAAAACAGTTGTCACAAGGGGTTCGGGTGGAGCCATGCAGCTCTGCTGTGCTGCAGTTCAGTGTGGAAGAAATCGGACAGCTAGTTCCTCTGTTGCCAAATCCCTGTACCCCAATCAGCACAACACGCTGGCAGACAGAAGACCTTGATGGCAACAAATTACTCTTCCAG GTGAACACCCCGACCCAACCTCAGCGGCCTCTGACCTGTGCTTTCCCTCTGACCTACCCCAGCGTGTCCCCTCGAGGAATGCAGCTCAGGAGCTCAGGACAGAGTCACAGCCTGTCGCCCTGCAGCCTCCCAACATCGCTGCCCAGGCAGACACGCAGGCAAG GTCCCAGGCCGCGCAGTGACCCCGTCCTGGAGAAGCTTCATGGCGGAGCAGAGAGTCTGGGATCAGGAAGCTGCTGCAGCACCCCTCCAGGCAGCTCCTGTTACTCATCGCAGCGCAGCAGTCCCTCAACCACCAATCACCCTGAGTCTCCTCTGCGCCCCTCTATAACCCGCTCCCTCTCCCATCTCCttctggaggaggaagaggagccaGAGACCAACGTGGACACTGGAGTTGCTGTCACAGCTCGCTCTGAAACTGCTGTCACAACAATCATTCGCTCTTCTTCCATGGACCTTTTAAATACACCCAGTTCTGAAAGACCTGCAGCTGTTGGGGCATCAGCCAGGTATGGTCTGGCCAAGGAACTGATTGAATGTCTGCCATTGAAGCATATAACACTGCAGGGCCCCTCGCAGACAAGGGGCTACGCGGGTTGTCTAGATGCAGCCAGGCAGGGCTGTGGAGGCAGGACTCAGGCAGCAGGACAGAGTCCCTCCAAAAGGCCTGTAGTGGAGCTGCTGTCAACAGGTTCAAACAGCGACCAGCAAGTAGATGAGTTCTTCATCTAA